The following proteins come from a genomic window of Candidatus Eisenbacteria bacterium:
- a CDS encoding YciI family protein: MRFMMLMIPKGYESAPPKLELPVDRVEAMMKYNESLQKAGVLLALDGLHPLSSGARVSFAGGKPKVTDGPYAEAKEVLGGYWMIDVRSKEEAIEWAKRCPAAENEVIEIRQVQEMSDFPEDVQRAAAGLPEIQEKVGQRRG, translated from the coding sequence ATGCGCTTCATGATGCTGATGATTCCGAAGGGCTACGAGTCGGCGCCACCGAAGCTCGAGCTGCCGGTCGATCGCGTCGAGGCGATGATGAAGTACAACGAGTCGCTCCAGAAGGCGGGCGTGCTCCTCGCGCTCGACGGGCTCCATCCCCTCTCGTCCGGTGCGCGGGTGTCCTTCGCGGGCGGCAAGCCCAAGGTCACGGACGGTCCGTACGCCGAGGCCAAGGAGGTCCTGGGCGGCTACTGGATGATCGACGTGCGCTCGAAGGAAGAGGCGATCGAGTGGGCGAAGCGCTGCCCCGCGGCGGAGAACGAGGTGATCGAGATCCGCCAGGTCCAGGAGATGTCCGACTTCCCCGAGGACGTACAGCGGGCCGCCGCCGGACTGCCTGAGATCCAGGAGAAGGTCGGACAGCGACGCGGATAG